A genomic window from Carassius auratus strain Wakin chromosome 45, ASM336829v1, whole genome shotgun sequence includes:
- the LOC113063120 gene encoding gremlin-1-like — protein MTKDGLAVTIVVLWLLCNPARIRGTGGFQGAIPHPNKYSPNHSEQLPQTPQASSRGTGPPSVGDEVLDSSQEALHVTERRYLRLDWCKTQPLKLMIYEDGCQPLTIINRFCYGQCNSFYIPRHVYQDDSAFQSCSVCKPKSFTTVTYTLICPGQTPSTKKKRVRRVKQCRCTSVDLD, from the coding sequence ATGACTAAAGACGGATTAGCTGTCACTATCGTGGTCTTGTGGCTGCTCTGCAATCCGGCGAGGATCAGGGGAACCGGGGGATTTCAAGGCGCCATTCCTCACCCAAATAAATACAGCCCAAACCATTCGGAACAGTTACCGCAGACACCGCAGGCCAGCTCCAGGGGAACGGGACCGCCTTCAGTCGGGGACGAGGTGCTGGACTCCAGCCAGGAGGCTTTACACGTCACGGAGCGCCGTTACCTAAGACTTGACTGGTGTAAAACGCAGCCGCTGAAACTGATGATCTACGAGGACGGGTGCCAGCCGCTCACCATCATCAACCGCTTTTGTTACGGACAGTGCAACTCTTTCTACATACCACGGCACGTTTATCAAGATGACAGTGCGTTTCAGTCGTGCTCCGTGTGTAAGCCAAAGAGCTTTACTACCGTGACTTACACCCTCATCTGTCCCGGACAGACTCCCAGTACCAAGAAGAAGCGCGTGCGCCGCGTGAAGCAGTGCCGCTGTACTTCTGTTGACTTGGATTAA